One region of Variovorax sp. J2L1-78 genomic DNA includes:
- a CDS encoding DUF5623 domain-containing protein, producing MSSEAIRPSTLDGIKRLAKSLKVERGVRHLQALDAAAQAAGYQNIRHANNVLSGRPATEARRPRHRVYLTAYWKDKESGSSGRETLSLELPCPWDELITLAQLENHRALVHFRAEGPDHLAREHLQRTQSEARRAVCTAARALQFMGATRLRPSKSHSRAFPGGRSSNAIPGRDHYSVWYDRDTKRYLFVDEPYEEAAKGKLAERQAWADKHGFTVIKSTWPGMYAPDGGSRLYLVADTAKGVALEPITAALDRLPPPIVEEAWRGESAPMLPFFVSPGALAKLAAAKDKPPATRKAAVPRNSVGYVQTFVGPQRRPKGRMPIEAHAEVGRLLKSVLTATYQRKGVYNRVNAVRSELDEWTQREYNRAELASEQFFELYYHESGSTFERALPVAERARHDDSLAQAKQMLSAHYPDCPPLRSLLKKIDAAQKSLQTWT from the coding sequence ATGTCGAGTGAAGCTATTCGTCCGTCCACCCTGGACGGCATCAAACGCCTCGCCAAGTCCCTCAAGGTCGAACGCGGGGTGCGCCATCTGCAGGCGCTGGACGCCGCTGCTCAGGCCGCGGGCTACCAGAACATCCGCCACGCGAACAATGTGTTGTCCGGCCGGCCGGCCACGGAAGCTCGGCGTCCTCGCCACCGCGTCTACCTGACGGCGTACTGGAAGGACAAGGAGAGCGGCAGCAGTGGCCGCGAGACCCTGTCGCTGGAGTTGCCGTGTCCCTGGGACGAACTGATCACCCTGGCCCAGTTGGAGAACCATCGCGCCCTCGTGCACTTTCGCGCCGAAGGCCCTGACCACCTGGCGCGCGAACACCTGCAGCGCACGCAGTCCGAGGCGCGTCGCGCCGTCTGCACCGCAGCCCGCGCGTTGCAGTTCATGGGGGCCACGCGGCTGCGGCCCTCGAAGAGCCACAGCCGCGCCTTCCCGGGCGGTCGATCCAGCAACGCGATTCCGGGTCGCGACCACTACAGCGTCTGGTACGACCGCGACACCAAGCGCTACCTGTTCGTCGACGAACCCTACGAGGAAGCAGCAAAGGGGAAGTTGGCCGAACGCCAGGCCTGGGCGGACAAGCACGGATTCACGGTGATCAAGTCGACGTGGCCGGGCATGTACGCCCCCGACGGGGGCTCGCGCCTGTACCTGGTCGCTGATACCGCCAAGGGCGTCGCGCTGGAGCCCATCACCGCTGCGCTGGACCGGTTGCCGCCACCCATCGTCGAGGAGGCGTGGCGCGGCGAATCAGCCCCCATGCTGCCGTTCTTCGTGAGCCCTGGTGCCCTGGCCAAGCTGGCGGCCGCGAAGGACAAGCCGCCGGCCACGCGCAAGGCCGCAGTGCCCCGCAATTCGGTCGGCTACGTGCAGACCTTCGTTGGTCCGCAGCGCCGTCCGAAGGGGCGCATGCCGATCGAAGCGCATGCCGAGGTGGGACGCCTGCTGAAGTCGGTGCTGACAGCCACCTACCAGCGCAAGGGTGTGTACAACCGGGTCAACGCCGTTCGCAGCGAACTCGACGAGTGGACGCAGCGCGAATACAACCGTGCCGAGTTGGCCTCCGAGCAGTTCTTCGAGCTGTACTACCACGAGTCGGGCTCGACGTTCGAGCGCGCACTGCCGGTGGCCGAACGCGCGCGTCACGATGACAGTCTGGCCCAGGCGAAGCAAATGCTCAGCGCGCACTACCCGGATTGCCCCCCGTTGCGATCTCTGCTCAAGAAGATCGACGCTGCGCAGAAGTCGTTGCAGACCTGGACCTGA
- a CDS encoding restriction endonuclease subunit S → MNRPLGALAKVHTAVVFRDQAPKEGPDGNVRALAIRDLVAGKPLRWHELPRLHVQERHLSHCLQPGDVVIPSRGDYYKAWLFEGAEDLVFPMGQLSVIRPDTQLDARYLVWVLNNPSTQKRISLLLTGTTIKALTKATLLSLEIEIPPMAKQRQIAELDQTAQEIVAIRHRLNEIDRTETAYMTRQALQGGAEDA, encoded by the coding sequence ATGAACCGCCCGCTCGGCGCCCTCGCCAAAGTCCACACCGCCGTCGTTTTTCGCGATCAGGCCCCCAAGGAGGGTCCTGACGGCAATGTGCGGGCATTGGCCATCCGAGACTTGGTGGCTGGCAAACCCCTGCGCTGGCACGAACTGCCCCGCCTGCATGTGCAGGAGCGGCACCTTTCGCACTGCCTTCAACCCGGCGACGTCGTGATCCCGTCAAGGGGTGACTATTACAAGGCCTGGCTCTTCGAAGGCGCCGAGGATCTTGTGTTCCCCATGGGCCAGCTCAGCGTGATCCGGCCGGACACCCAGCTGGACGCGCGCTACTTGGTCTGGGTGCTGAATAACCCGTCGACGCAGAAGCGCATTTCTCTGCTGTTGACAGGCACCACGATCAAGGCGCTGACCAAAGCTACGCTTCTTTCGCTGGAAATCGAAATTCCTCCCATGGCGAAGCAGCGCCAGATTGCCGAACTCGACCAGACGGCACAGGAGATCGTGGCCATTCGACATCGCCTGAATGAGATCGACCGGACCGAGACCGCCTATATGACGCGCCAAGCGCTGCAGGGTGGGGCCGAAGATGCTTGA
- a CDS encoding type I restriction-modification system subunit M yields the protein MLDPARQEAIRSAVLQACDAFRGMCGPMEYRDLVLAMLLVRFLSDVASPHGGQAAAVPGDAPYCAPDESRFGRLVAARDSAGLGERIDAALAAIERANPGLRGVFQGISFNSTVLGNVEQKERVLGRLLDAIDASALNFGEGDSLAKEGAAFACDSLIRHTAELGGRWGGEFYTPPEVSQLLARLMEPTSGEAIGDPCCGTGSLLIACSQFARARSGEDGCALFGQEKNGSTWALAKMNMVLHGETHHQLEWGDTLRDPKLLDTAGGLRRFDVVVSSPPFSLRDWGHELAERDVYQRYRRGVPPRMAGDYAFLSHMVETLAPGTGRMAAVVTLGVLFRTGAEREIREHLVRENLIDAVIALPTKMFAHTAIPVAILVLRKRKADDGVMFIDASHTYQHGKTQNVLRESDLSTIEDIYRRRQDVAPYARLVAPAEIAANDFNLSVARYVAAVADEEPVDLDALRAERIQLKSELARLEAKLSGLLEEAGHA from the coding sequence ATGCTTGATCCCGCGCGACAAGAAGCCATTCGGTCTGCAGTTCTCCAGGCCTGCGACGCGTTCCGGGGGATGTGCGGGCCGATGGAGTACCGCGACCTTGTGCTGGCAATGCTGCTGGTGAGGTTTCTCTCTGACGTTGCGTCGCCGCACGGCGGCCAGGCCGCCGCAGTCCCTGGCGACGCCCCGTATTGCGCGCCCGACGAGTCCCGCTTCGGCCGCCTCGTCGCTGCGCGCGACAGCGCTGGCTTGGGCGAACGCATCGATGCGGCCCTTGCTGCAATCGAACGGGCCAACCCTGGCCTGCGCGGCGTTTTCCAGGGCATCAGCTTCAATTCGACCGTGCTCGGAAACGTAGAGCAGAAGGAGCGTGTGCTTGGCCGTCTGCTGGATGCGATCGACGCCAGCGCTTTGAACTTCGGCGAGGGCGACAGCTTGGCGAAGGAAGGTGCTGCCTTTGCATGTGACTCGCTGATCAGGCATACCGCAGAACTCGGGGGAAGGTGGGGCGGCGAGTTCTACACCCCGCCCGAGGTGTCCCAGTTGCTGGCGCGCTTGATGGAACCCACGAGCGGCGAGGCCATCGGCGACCCCTGTTGTGGAACAGGTTCGCTGCTGATCGCGTGCAGTCAGTTCGCCAGGGCGAGGTCGGGGGAGGATGGGTGTGCCCTCTTTGGCCAGGAGAAAAACGGCTCGACCTGGGCGCTGGCCAAGATGAACATGGTTCTCCATGGTGAGACCCATCATCAGCTTGAATGGGGAGACACCCTGCGCGACCCCAAGTTGCTCGATACCGCTGGCGGGCTGAGGCGCTTCGATGTCGTCGTCTCCAGTCCCCCGTTCTCGCTGCGCGACTGGGGGCACGAGTTGGCGGAGAGAGACGTCTATCAGCGCTACCGGCGCGGCGTCCCCCCGCGGATGGCCGGCGACTATGCGTTCCTCAGCCACATGGTCGAGACGCTCGCGCCTGGGACGGGCCGCATGGCGGCGGTCGTGACCTTGGGTGTGCTCTTTCGTACTGGGGCGGAACGGGAGATCCGAGAGCACCTCGTCCGCGAAAACCTGATCGATGCGGTGATCGCCTTGCCAACCAAGATGTTCGCTCATACGGCCATCCCGGTGGCGATTCTTGTGCTGCGCAAGCGGAAGGCCGATGACGGCGTGATGTTCATCGACGCCAGCCACACGTACCAGCATGGGAAGACGCAGAACGTGCTGCGCGAGTCCGACCTGAGCACGATCGAGGACATCTACCGCCGGCGGCAAGACGTTGCACCGTACGCACGCCTCGTCGCCCCAGCCGAGATCGCGGCGAACGACTTCAATCTTAGCGTGGCTCGGTATGTGGCGGCCGTGGCAGACGAGGAACCGGTTGACCTGGACGCCCTGCGAGCCGAGCGGATTCAGCTCAAGTCTGAGCTGGCGCGGCTGGAAGCCAAGCTGTCAGGGTTGCTGGAGGAGGCCGGTCATGCGTAG
- a CDS encoding Abi family protein, translating into MLKLIKGNPAGNLAHIQALSHARLSNYRSFFGATDDGEALGLYQWNDDLSAVLFRTISLVEVVLRNQFHHAMSQRYGAVGGQGSKDWYAHVALSSLSKSKIMDVTHYKQGQQLLPRVPTPSPDDVVSGLTFGFWPRLLDLTVDIHQQPVAWGPILLDVLPGHRQRQASYWAKLKHRDALFARLDLCNELRNRIAHHEPIWKLGPLMVESRSRHGSPVAIQAPAPTTPADALNRLRMLYDRVTELLGWLSPAVAAKHKVSDMHLRCLNLLQIDTLSDFRRALPPAEIDLATVPNLRSLRKALRYAARRKQPVLIKDGHRLIGHLTCTTP; encoded by the coding sequence ATGCTGAAATTGATCAAAGGCAACCCGGCGGGGAATCTGGCGCACATCCAGGCGCTTTCGCACGCCCGACTGAGCAACTACCGGAGCTTCTTCGGCGCCACCGATGACGGTGAGGCACTGGGACTCTACCAGTGGAACGACGACCTGAGCGCCGTACTTTTTCGCACAATCTCGCTGGTGGAGGTGGTGCTTCGGAACCAATTTCACCATGCCATGAGCCAGCGCTATGGCGCCGTAGGTGGCCAGGGTTCCAAGGACTGGTACGCGCACGTTGCCCTGAGCAGCCTGTCGAAGTCCAAGATCATGGACGTCACGCACTACAAGCAGGGTCAGCAGTTGCTGCCGCGCGTGCCTACTCCCTCACCCGATGACGTGGTGTCCGGCCTGACATTCGGGTTCTGGCCGCGCCTTCTCGATCTCACGGTCGATATTCACCAACAACCCGTGGCGTGGGGACCCATCCTCCTGGACGTTCTTCCCGGCCATCGGCAGCGACAGGCAAGCTACTGGGCCAAGCTGAAACACCGAGACGCCCTCTTTGCCAGGCTCGACCTGTGCAACGAGCTGCGAAATCGCATCGCTCACCACGAGCCCATCTGGAAGCTTGGACCACTGATGGTTGAGAGTCGTTCCCGCCATGGCTCGCCGGTGGCGATCCAGGCGCCTGCGCCCACGACGCCTGCCGATGCGCTGAACCGACTGCGTATGCTGTACGACCGTGTCACTGAACTGCTGGGCTGGTTGTCCCCGGCCGTGGCGGCCAAGCACAAGGTCAGCGACATGCATCTGCGCTGCCTGAACCTGCTGCAGATCGACACGCTGAGCGACTTCCGGCGCGCACTGCCGCCGGCCGAAATCGACCTCGCGACAGTACCTAACCTGAGATCCTTGCGAAAGGCGCTCAGGTACGCGGCGCGCCGCAAGCAGCCGGTGCTCATTAAGGATGGGCACCGTCTGATCGGGCACCTGACCTGCACCACGCCATGA
- a CDS encoding tyrosine-type recombinase/integrase codes for MGQLTELQIKAAAPRDKEYLLADGEGLYLRVRPTGKVWVYRYKRHGKEAKLSLGRYPVVTLAAARKKVRAEAEKRSHGVDPREARRVAAERERVAHLNTFERMARVWHAQAQKDREWSAGYAEKVMRHLELHVFPWIGALAMETIAPTEVVRCLHRIKERGNLETAQRVREAVQHVFQYAVDVGALDPSRNFVSGRTGGLPPPRARHYAAITDPQKLGQLLRDMRAYNGNVITRAALLLSPLLFQRPGQLRLAHWEDVDLDQALWRCPPEKMKLREWKKRDPRTPAHLVPLPTQAVAILRDILPLTGPTGPIFRSMAKRSEKTRYMSDNTVNSALRTLGYDTKEQITGHGFRATARTLIRELLGWDR; via the coding sequence ATGGGGCAACTCACCGAGCTTCAGATCAAGGCGGCAGCGCCGCGTGACAAGGAATATTTGCTGGCGGATGGCGAGGGGCTCTACCTTCGCGTACGGCCGACCGGCAAGGTGTGGGTCTATCGCTACAAGCGGCATGGCAAGGAGGCCAAGCTCAGTCTCGGGCGCTACCCGGTCGTGACGCTTGCCGCCGCCCGCAAGAAGGTGCGTGCCGAAGCAGAAAAGCGATCCCACGGTGTCGATCCCCGTGAGGCGCGACGTGTGGCGGCAGAGCGTGAGCGCGTTGCACACCTCAACACCTTTGAGCGGATGGCCCGGGTCTGGCACGCTCAGGCGCAGAAGGATCGTGAATGGTCGGCCGGCTATGCCGAGAAAGTCATGCGGCATCTGGAACTGCATGTCTTCCCGTGGATCGGTGCGCTGGCCATGGAAACCATCGCGCCGACGGAGGTCGTGCGCTGCCTGCACCGCATCAAGGAGCGCGGTAATTTGGAAACGGCGCAACGCGTGCGTGAAGCCGTGCAGCATGTGTTCCAGTACGCCGTCGACGTGGGCGCCTTGGACCCGAGCAGGAATTTCGTGAGCGGCCGCACGGGTGGCTTACCGCCACCGCGTGCGCGCCACTACGCGGCCATCACGGACCCGCAGAAGCTCGGGCAGTTGCTCCGAGACATGCGTGCCTACAACGGCAACGTCATCACGCGTGCTGCTCTGCTGCTTTCACCACTTCTGTTCCAGCGTCCAGGTCAATTGCGGTTGGCGCATTGGGAAGATGTCGACCTCGATCAGGCGCTGTGGCGTTGCCCGCCGGAGAAGATGAAGCTGCGGGAATGGAAGAAACGCGACCCGCGGACGCCAGCGCATCTCGTGCCGCTGCCGACGCAGGCGGTCGCCATCCTGCGGGACATCTTGCCGTTGACCGGTCCCACGGGACCAATCTTCCGGAGCATGGCCAAGCGCTCCGAGAAAACGCGCTACATGAGCGACAACACTGTCAACAGTGCGTTGCGGACATTGGGTTACGACACCAAGGAACAGATCACTGGGCACGGTTTCAGGGCGACAGCGCGCACGCTGATTCGGGAACTGCTGGGATGGGACCGCTAA
- a CDS encoding helix-turn-helix transcriptional regulator codes for MLFPRSLPTSRHLDALPAFYRLNDVTRITALSRSTVYRRIAEGRFPEPVHLGGRASAWPSAALQAWIDDPQGYRRAKPEP; via the coding sequence ATGCTATTTCCCCGGTCTCTGCCCACATCCCGCCACTTAGACGCCCTGCCAGCCTTCTATCGGCTGAACGACGTGACACGCATTACCGCGCTCAGCCGTTCGACGGTCTATCGCCGCATCGCGGAGGGCCGCTTCCCTGAGCCTGTTCATTTGGGGGGCAGAGCCTCGGCTTGGCCAAGCGCGGCGCTTCAAGCCTGGATCGACGACCCGCAGGGCTACCGCCGGGCTAAGCCGGAACCCTAA